Proteins encoded in a region of the Candidatus Dadabacteria bacterium genome:
- a CDS encoding cache domain-containing protein, with translation MEILMRNTVFKTTAFAGLFLCVLALGGVFPSITASVHATHNQGFIHAEDVGTDQGKLEQFVKAAIDAYYIDFIFRQCEFPDNISQLMTASGVDLATTPVETIKGFIPLAAGFPDLAMNIGEYCDYTQPFSEVFRSEDAEDGEWESGSIYLFVMDDQGTLLFVGADPDSEGEVLRAIDAGGRNVAQAIIGKAKENPKEGGFVDYCWDDPATEDDDVGDSDPLIAPGDSWKMSYVVDPFELLGSPKPAGSSNVIFGSGIYPKTGTPPKGCDGDGMVGDEEEMDDMDDMEEPVEESMDEPREMEMPTGTVDSVSGGGCAIMSGSDGTPQNTAFNLLLSALFLAVSFGNRAVSRWNGNSS, from the coding sequence ATGGAAATCTTAATGCGAAATACTGTTTTTAAGACAACGGCCTTTGCGGGTCTTTTTTTGTGCGTGCTGGCGCTCGGAGGCGTCTTTCCTAGTATTACGGCATCGGTACACGCTACGCACAATCAAGGTTTTATACACGCTGAAGATGTAGGTACCGACCAGGGAAAGCTTGAACAGTTTGTAAAGGCTGCGATTGACGCCTATTACATAGATTTTATTTTCAGGCAATGCGAGTTTCCCGATAACATTTCTCAGCTTATGACTGCTAGTGGCGTTGATCTTGCGACCACACCTGTTGAGACGATAAAAGGATTTATTCCTCTGGCTGCCGGGTTTCCTGATTTGGCAATGAACATAGGAGAATATTGCGACTATACGCAACCCTTCAGCGAGGTGTTCAGGTCAGAAGACGCAGAAGACGGGGAGTGGGAATCGGGTTCCATATACCTTTTTGTTATGGATGATCAAGGAACGCTACTTTTTGTCGGAGCTGATCCAGATAGTGAAGGGGAAGTTCTGCGGGCCATTGACGCAGGTGGAAGAAATGTTGCGCAGGCAATTATTGGCAAAGCTAAAGAAAATCCTAAGGAGGGTGGCTTTGTCGATTATTGCTGGGACGATCCCGCTACTGAAGATGACGACGTAGGTGACAGCGATCCTTTGATAGCCCCAGGTGATTCATGGAAGATGAGCTACGTTGTGGACCCCTTCGAACTCTTGGGGTCGCCGAAACCCGCCGGTTCTTCAAACGTTATCTTCGGTTCCGGCATCTATCCGAAAACGGGCACCCCGCCGAAAGGATGTGACGGGGATGGAATGGTTGGTGACGAGGAAGAGATGGATGACATGGATGACATGGAAGAACCCGTAGAGGAATCCATGGATGAACCTAGGGAAATGGAAATGCCGACGGGCACCGTTGATAGCGTTAGTGGGGGGGGGTGCGCGATTATGTCTGGAAGCGACGGTACGCCTCAGAACACTGCGTTTAATCTGCTGCTGTCCGCACTGTTCCTTGCCGTATCATTCGGAAACCGTGCAGTGAGCAGATGGAACGGCAATAGCTCTTAG